The DNA sequence TTCCTGTGCGCCAACCAGATTCCTGAACTTATCCCACAAGCTCACATCAGTGGATTTCGACTCATCCGCCAGTGTTTCCAGGCGGCCTTTGATATTGTCGATCCGATGCTCCCCCTTGGCAATGACATACATGTCCGTGTCATGGTATCCTGTTTGCTTCAATTCATGGATGCGTTTTGTCACTTCATCCTGATTATTATATATTTCAATTTTGTTCTTCAGCATAACCCGCTTCGCCAGCCTCCTGAGCATTGACTGATTTACAATCATTATAGCCCGAAAAGACTGCCGCAAGACTCGTTATCCTTCGGTCATTTCTGGTTAATTTTTTGTGTCCATGCCTGGTCGCCGCTGCTGCTAGGCCATTGAAGACATCGTTTCTTCGCAGTCCATGGCAGTGTCTTCGTCACTTTTCTCCAAATGTTCCAGACGGCCGATCGAAACTTCATAGGCCGTGCAGATTTCACGCTCGTTTGTGCCGAAACATTTCTGGTATTGGCGGCTTTGGAATCTTCCTTCCAGTCGAATTTTGTCCCCGACATTGAGATGTTCCGCAAACCGGGCATTTCTGCCCCAGGCGATTGCCGGAATATAATCGGATTTTTTGTATGCCCGATTAACAGCAACCAGCAGATCTGCGATCTCCCTGCCAAAGGGAGTGGTCCGAAAAACAGGCTTCTTGCAGACATACCCCTCCAGCTCGATGTGGTTTGGATCCGGTGTTCCTTCAGCGACTTCTCCAAGTGACCGCGCAAACACTGTCAGAATGAGCTTGTTCCTGCCGCCTTCCATTTTGTTGTAGCTTCGCAGCTGGCCCTGAACCATTATTTTCTGGCCAAGAGTCAGAATTTGCCCATTCAGGCTTTTTTCAGCGATTGTGACTTGAATGTCATCTGTTTTATCGCTGAGGCGCTGCACCGATAGGGTGAACACATTGAATTTTTCGTCATACAGCTCGTGCGAAAACGCCAGTTCACTGCAGACGGTCCCTTCCAGTTTGATCAAATTGCAATTTTCCTTATGTTCCATGGTCTCCCCCAAAATGTTTATCTCTTTTTTTACTATCGCATGGACCCAGTTATACTTCCTAATAATAACAAAATGTGTATTCGATTTCAATATTCTTTCAGTTTTGACTGTACTGGTTTTTTTAAATCAGTGTTCGATTCCTTCGGTTATGCACTTCTTGTCCGGGCGCATTCTGCCTGACTATCACAGAAATGCACTTGATCATTTCTTCCGGGTCAGGCTGCATGCTCTGCCCAAGGAATTTGCTGAAATTATTCTCTCATTTCAGAGTTCCCTGCCCTGGGATTCGTGTTTGATGTGATATTATAGGATATATGATTGTTTTTTGGAGGACATTATGCAGGACAATAGAAACATTGCTGAAAATAAAATATTGATCTTGTACGCCCTGGTTAACGCCCGGTATGCCATGACCAAGCATGACTTGTCCATGATTATGCTGGATAATCTCCTGATGAGCTATTATAACTTCCAGGATTCCATTTACGGATTGAAAGACGGACGCTTCATTCTCCTGGACAAGGATGGTCTGGATGAGTACGTTGAGATTACAGATTCTGGCCGTTCCATGCTGGAACTCTTCTCCTCGAATCTGGATGTCCATAAGCGTTCCATGATCGATGTCTATATGGAAGAAATGAAGAATGAGCTCATTGAGAAGAACACGATCCATGCTTCATACTCCCCGGTTGAGGACGGCCGCTGTCTGGTTGAGATTCATGCCAAGGAAGGCCGGCGGATGATTTTCAATCTGGGTATTGAAGTGCCCAGTCAGGCAGATGCCGAATATATCTGCGATAACTGGAAACGCAATCCGGAAGTAATTTACTATCAATTCCTTAACCTTCTGACCGCCAATCGCGATACCGAAACTTCCCCTTCCCG is a window from the Clostridiaceae bacterium HFYG-1003 genome containing:
- a CDS encoding general stress protein, with the translated sequence MLKNKIEIYNNQDEVTKRIHELKQTGYHDTDMYVIAKGEHRIDNIKGRLETLADESKSTDVSLWDKFRNLVGAQEEFENAFTRLGVEDDEIEIFTNAIESGKLLLIIANDEL
- a CDS encoding single-stranded DNA-binding protein, with amino-acid sequence MEHKENCNLIKLEGTVCSELAFSHELYDEKFNVFTLSVQRLSDKTDDIQVTIAEKSLNGQILTLGQKIMVQGQLRSYNKMEGGRNKLILTVFARSLGEVAEGTPDPNHIELEGYVCKKPVFRTTPFGREIADLLVAVNRAYKKSDYIPAIAWGRNARFAEHLNVGDKIRLEGRFQSRQYQKCFGTNEREICTAYEVSIGRLEHLEKSDEDTAMDCEETMSSMA
- a CDS encoding DUF4364 family protein, whose product is MQDNRNIAENKILILYALVNARYAMTKHDLSMIMLDNLLMSYYNFQDSIYGLKDGRFILLDKDGLDEYVEITDSGRSMLELFSSNLDVHKRSMIDVYMEEMKNELIEKNTIHASYSPVEDGRCLVEIHAKEGRRMIFNLGIEVPSQADAEYICDNWKRNPEVIYYQFLNLLTANRDTETSPSREE